In Beijerinckiaceae bacterium, the sequence GAGATCGAAGAACGCCATGATTTCTTGCGTCGAAATCCCGCATTTGGCGGCAATCGTTGCCAGATCCGGTGCGATCTGGCGCGCTTGCGCGAGTGCGGTCTCGAAATCTTCCGTGTGCACGGCGATGTAGGCGTGATCGATATGCTCGTGCTCGGCGAGGTGAACGAGAAGGCCGCAGAATAACACCCCGTCCATGCCGGGCTTGATCGTCAAGGCGAGATCGGCACTTTCCGTCGTGGCGGTGCCCCGGACGTCGATGCTGACGATGCGCGCGCCGCGCTGTTCGCGTGCCCGCACCATCCGCTGGTAGAGGATCGGATGGCACCAGGCGGCATTCGATCCCACCAGCACAAGAAGGTCGGCCTCATCGAGGTCTTCATAGCAGCACGGCACCGTATCCGAGCCGAAGGCCCGGCGATGGCCGGACACGGAGGAGGACATGCAGAGGCGCGAATTGGTATCGACATTGGCGGAGCCAATGAAGCCCTTCATCAATTTATTGGCAACGTAATAGTCTTCCGTGAGCAATTGCCCGGAAAGATAAAATGCCACCGCCTCAGGGCCATAAGTCTCGATTGTGCGCGAAAACCCGTCGGCGATGCGATCGAGGGCCGCATCCCATGTCGCGCGCTCGCCATCGACCATCGGATGCAAGAGCCGCGTCTCGGATGCCAAGGTCTCGCCGAGCGCCGAGCCTTTGGAACAAAGCCGGCCCAAATTGGCGGGGTGGCTCGCATCACCGGCGATCGCTGCGCCTCCTGCGCCGTCCGGCGTTGCGACAACTCCGCAGCCAACGCCGCAATAGGGACAGGTCGTACGAACGCTTAAGGCTGCCGCATGGGCATTCATCAGTAAACGTCCGTCTGATACCGGTGTTGTCCGCGAAGGTCTTTCAGGAACACCTTCGCGGCGGCGACGTCCATCTTCCCATGCTCCCTGCAGACATCGACGAGCGCCGCCTCGACATCGACGGCCATGCTTTTGGCATCGCCGCAGACGTAAAAATGGGCGCCCTTGCTAAGCCATGACCAAAGTTCGGCAGCTTCCTCTCGCAATTTGTCTTGGACATAGACCTTGCGTTCGCTTTCGCGTGACCATGCAAGCGACAGCTTGGTGAGCGTCCCAGCGGCGGCAAATCCCGACAGCTCCTCCTCGTAGAAAAAATCCGTCTCACGCCGCTGATGGCCGAAAAAGAGCCAGGCCGGTCCTTGGGCCTTGGCCGCCATGCGTTCCTGCAGAAACGCCCGGAAGGGTGCGATGCCGGTTCCGGGGCCGACCATGATGATCGGCGTGTCGCCATCGGCCGGCAACGCGAAGTCATGGGCGCGCTGAATATAGACTTTTACCTTGTCGCCGGGCTGCAAGCCCGTGCCTGCGAATGTCGAGGCGACGCCGAAGCGCTCGCGCCCGCCTATTGCATAGCGGACATGATCGATGGTGAGAGACACCCGTCCTTTGCCTGCGCGGTGCGAGGAGGCGATCGAATAGAGTCGGGGCTGCAAGGGTTCGAGGGCCTCGACGAAAGCTTCCGGATCGGGCCGCAACCGGGGGAATTTTTCAAGCGCCGCCAGAACATCGAGTGTCGCGGCATCGCCGTCGGGGTCACCCCCCTTGGCCAAGGCTTTTGCCTTCGCGCGGGATGTGCCGCCCGTGATGTAAGAAATCAGCTCGAACAGAACGTCGGGCGCCAATCCCAATGAGACGTCTTCCCGAAGGATCTGACGCAGGGTCTTGTCGGCAATCGGGAAATCGTGGGGCGCATCGATCGCCGCGATGACCGCATCGACCAGCCGCTCGTCATTGACCGGAAAAATGCCAAAGCTGTCGCCGGGCTCATAGTCGAGGCCGGCTTCCGAAATATCGAAGTCGACATGATAAGTCGCCTTTGCGCTGCCCTCGCGATTCAGTCTTTTGCGCCCCAGAAAGGTCGCTTCGGCGGGCGTGTTTCTTGAACGGCCGGGACGGGTGTCGGCGTCCCTAGCCTTGCCAATCGCGGCGGCTTCGGCTTTGGCCTTGGCTTCGTCCGGATCGCTCGCGCCGCCTCCCATTTCCTCGATCAGAATTTTCAGCGTGCGCGCGGTTTCCTTGGCGCCCGGCACGCAGAGGTTCAAGCGCTCCTCGGCCTGGGTCGCGATGGCCGTTGCATAGTCCTCGCAATTGTAGCCGCATTGCCCGCAGTCTTGTTGGGCCATTGCCGCCATCATGCGGCGGGCGAGCGGACGGCCTTCGGCGAGCTTCATCCGCTCGCCGAGCGGCAAGGTCTGATCATGCCAAGGCGCGCCATCATCTGCGATATCGAGCGTAACGGCTTGTGGGCCGGACAGGGCGGCATAGACCGCGAGGTCCTGCGGGGGGAGGGCGACGCCGGATTGCGGCTCCGGCGCGAGAAGCCCTGCGAAAAAGCCGTTGAGCCATGCACGCTGCTCGGGGGAGAAGGGCGCGGTCTCCGGAATGATCGGTGCCGGCGCCGGTGGGCGGTGAAAAGCGTTCATCCGTCTTGTCCTTCGGCGAAATTCTTAAGCGCGGCATTCTCATGCCGCGTCGTAAAGGCCTGAAAGCTTTCCGAAGGCGCGGCGCGATGTGCGAGATAGGCCTTGAGCAGGTTCTCCACCCGCAAGGGCGCATCCTCGGCTTTCACATCGCGCAAAATCTCCCGCCCGATCGCGCCTGTGGGTCCAAAGCCGCCACCGGCAACGATGTGGTAGCCATCGGTTGTATCGCCCTCGGCATTGAGCGCGACTCGGGCGGCGATGAGACCGATGTCGCCAATGTAATGCTGCGCGCAGGAATGATGACAGCCGGTGAGATGGATGTTGACCGGCTGATCGAGATTGACGCGCGGTTCGCACCAGTTGGCGATCTGCTCGGCGTGGGCTTTGGTATCGGCGGCGGAAAACCGGCACCCGCGCGAGCCCGTGCAGGCGACGAGGCCGGCGCGGATGGAGGAGGCCCGCCAATCGAGTCCGGCCGTTTCCACCGCCGCCTTGGCATCTGCGAGACGGGCTTCGGGGATCCCCGAAATCAAAAGATTCTGCCAGACCGTGAGGCGCAAGTCTCCGTCGCCGAAGTCCCGCGCGATCGCGGCAAGCGCGCGCATTTGCGCACAATCCATTTTCCCGACCGGCAGAACAACACCAAGATAGAAGAGACCTTCCTGCTTTTGCGGATGCGCGCCGATATGCGCTTGGCGATCCTGCATTGGCCGGGAGAGAATATGCCTCTCGTCGACGCGGGAAATTTTTCGCCCGAGCTGCTCTTCGACCTTGGCAAGAAAACCGTCGAGACCCCGGCCCTCGGCGACGTAACGGTCGAGCACATATTTCAGCCGTGCCTTCGCCCGGTTGGTGCGGTCGCCTTCGGCAATGAAAACCCGCACGATGGCATCCGCGACGTCCGTTGCCTCAGTGGGCCGGACAATGGCGCCCGTCTCCCGCGCAAGGTCCCGATGCCCGGTAATGCCGCCGACGATCAGTTTGAACCACACGCCGGGATCAACGCCCGCACCTTCAGCGATTTCGACGGCTTGAAAGCCGATGTCATTGGTATCCTCAAGCGTCGGAACCGAACCGCCTCCATCGAAGGCAACATTGAATTTGCGGGGCAGCCCGGAAAGCGTGCGCTGGTTGAGAATGTGAAAGTGCCACGCGCGGGCAAACGGCCGCGTGTCGATAAGTTCATTCACGCCGATCCCGGCGGTGGCGTCGCCCGTTACGTTTCGGATGTTATCGGCGCCGGCACCGCGCGAGGTCAGGCCCAAATCCTGCAGCCCTTCCACGACATTCAGGGAGTCGTGCGCGGCGATTTCGCGGATTTGCAGATTGGCGCGGGTCGTCACATGGGCATAGCCGCCAGCGAATTTTTCGGCGAGATCGGCGACGCCGGCAAATTGCCAATGCGAGAGAATGCCGTTGGGGATGCGCAGCCGGCACATATAGCTGTCCTGGGCCGGCGCGACATAAAAGAGACCATAATAACGCCAGCGGAAATTATCGGCGGCTTTCGGATATTCCTTGCGGTCGGCCTGGTCGCGCAGCCGATGATAGGCATCGAAGGGGTGTTCTTCGCGTTTCCATTTCTCCTGGTCGGCAAGTTTTTTGCCGCCTCTGATGAACTCGTCCTGGGCCAGCAGATGCGGGGCGTCGGGACCCGATGGCTTCGGCTCCAAAGCCGTCGGGGCGGGGCTGGCTGGAGGCAATAAACCTTTGCCCCCGCGCGCCTGGATGCCGGAGACAAATCCTTCGAGATAGCGTTTTTGTTCGGGAGTAAAATCGCCTGACATCGACAGCCTCACGCGGCTTGAGGCAGCGCGAGCGCCGGCCCGAAGGCAAGCAGATCGCGCATTTGGGAGACGTCGGCATGCGAGCGGATCAGATCGAGGTACCAGAGCCCGTCGGCGCTATCGCCAAACAGTACAACGCCCTTCAGCCGGTGGTCTTCGATGACGAACTTTTTATAAAAGCCTGCGCCATCATCCTCGATCATGACGACTTCGCTCGTCGGGCCTTCCATGAAGTCCCCGGCGGAAAACAGATTGACACCCGATACTTTTAGATTGGTTGCGAGTGTCGAGCCGGCATAGGTGGCGGTGGTCTCCCCGGCGAGGCGGCGGGCCAGGATTTTTGCCTGTTCATAGGCCGGCTCAACGAGGCCATAGACGTTGCTGCGATGCTCCGCGCATTCGCCAAGCGCGAAGATGTTGGCATCGCTAGTGGCGAGACCATCGTCAACGACGATGCCGCGACCAACCGCGAGCCCGGCCCGGCGCGCGAGCTCCACATGAGGCTTTATGCCGACCGCGCAGACCACGAAATCAGCGGGGAGAATACGCCCATCGGACAATTCGAGCGCCTTCGCACGGGCCTCTCCGACAACCCTCGCCGTGTCGGCCCCGAGCAGAACCTCGACCCCCTTGGCCTCGATCGCGCTTTTCAAAAGGGCGGCCGCATGGGGATCAAGCTGACGCTCCATCAGGCGGTCCATCAAATGCACGAGTGTCACCTCGACCCCGGCCTTGGCGAGGCCATAGGCCGCCTCTATGCCGAGCAAGCCGCCGCCGATCACAGCCGCGCGGGCGCCCGGCCGCATCAGGGCGCGCATCGCGCCAACGTCGGCGAGATCGCGGAACGTCAAGACATTTTCCAGATCCATGCCGGGCTTCGGCAGCTTGATCGGTTGCGAGCCGGTCGCCAGCACGAGCTTGGAATAGGAAAAGCATTGGCCGCTCGCCAGATTGACCGTTCGGCGATCCCGGTCGATTGAGGCAACTGCCTGTCCATCGAGGGTCGTCACGCCGCGCCCGCTCCACCAGTGCCGCGGCTTGAGTTCGAGCGAACCTTCGTCGACCTCTCCGGCGAGCAACGACGACAACAAAACG encodes:
- a CDS encoding sulfite reductase subunit alpha: MNAFHRPPAPAPIIPETAPFSPEQRAWLNGFFAGLLAPEPQSGVALPPQDLAVYAALSGPQAVTLDIADDGAPWHDQTLPLGERMKLAEGRPLARRMMAAMAQQDCGQCGYNCEDYATAIATQAEERLNLCVPGAKETARTLKILIEEMGGGASDPDEAKAKAEAAAIGKARDADTRPGRSRNTPAEATFLGRKRLNREGSAKATYHVDFDISEAGLDYEPGDSFGIFPVNDERLVDAVIAAIDAPHDFPIADKTLRQILREDVSLGLAPDVLFELISYITGGTSRAKAKALAKGGDPDGDAATLDVLAALEKFPRLRPDPEAFVEALEPLQPRLYSIASSHRAGKGRVSLTIDHVRYAIGGRERFGVASTFAGTGLQPGDKVKVYIQRAHDFALPADGDTPIIMVGPGTGIAPFRAFLQERMAAKAQGPAWLFFGHQRRETDFFYEEELSGFAAAGTLTKLSLAWSRESERKVYVQDKLREEAAELWSWLSKGAHFYVCGDAKSMAVDVEAALVDVCREHGKMDVAAAKVFLKDLRGQHRYQTDVY
- the nirA gene encoding ferredoxin--nitrite reductase (ferredoxin-dependent assimilatory nitrite reductase), translated to MSGDFTPEQKRYLEGFVSGIQARGGKGLLPPASPAPTALEPKPSGPDAPHLLAQDEFIRGGKKLADQEKWKREEHPFDAYHRLRDQADRKEYPKAADNFRWRYYGLFYVAPAQDSYMCRLRIPNGILSHWQFAGVADLAEKFAGGYAHVTTRANLQIREIAAHDSLNVVEGLQDLGLTSRGAGADNIRNVTGDATAGIGVNELIDTRPFARAWHFHILNQRTLSGLPRKFNVAFDGGGSVPTLEDTNDIGFQAVEIAEGAGVDPGVWFKLIVGGITGHRDLARETGAIVRPTEATDVADAIVRVFIAEGDRTNRAKARLKYVLDRYVAEGRGLDGFLAKVEEQLGRKISRVDERHILSRPMQDRQAHIGAHPQKQEGLFYLGVVLPVGKMDCAQMRALAAIARDFGDGDLRLTVWQNLLISGIPEARLADAKAAVETAGLDWRASSIRAGLVACTGSRGCRFSAADTKAHAEQIANWCEPRVNLDQPVNIHLTGCHHSCAQHYIGDIGLIAARVALNAEGDTTDGYHIVAGGGFGPTGAIGREILRDVKAEDAPLRVENLLKAYLAHRAAPSESFQAFTTRHENAALKNFAEGQDG
- a CDS encoding assimilatory nitrite reductase large subunit; the protein is MSEPLVVVGNGMAATRFVDELTRRALGRYSVIVIGAEPRLSYNRVLLSSLLAGEVDEGSLELKPRHWWSGRGVTTLDGQAVASIDRDRRTVNLASGQCFSYSKLVLATGSQPIKLPKPGMDLENVLTFRDLADVGAMRALMRPGARAAVIGGGLLGIEAAYGLAKAGVEVTLVHLMDRLMERQLDPHAAALLKSAIEAKGVEVLLGADTARVVGEARAKALELSDGRILPADFVVCAVGIKPHVELARRAGLAVGRGIVVDDGLATSDANIFALGECAEHRSNVYGLVEPAYEQAKILARRLAGETTATYAGSTLATNLKVSGVNLFSAGDFMEGPTSEVVMIEDDGAGFYKKFVIEDHRLKGVVLFGDSADGLWYLDLIRSHADVSQMRDLLAFGPALALPQAA